In the Streptobacillus moniliformis DSM 12112 genome, one interval contains:
- a CDS encoding DMT family transporter produces the protein MKNLKSELILFVVAIIWGTGFIATKIAVDSGMETYNILFVRFLISTILLYIMLKIKKIKIEKSAYVSGFILGSILVLAYMMQTFGLYYTTPAKNSILTGLCVIFVPYISHLIYKVRVDRYTFIASILAFIGIYMLSGNFLESIEGFNKGDFYTVICAVLFAFHIVVTGYYVNKINTVALAYTQFLIATLLSLILATYYGHLKVISTFGILSSLYMGVFCTFVAYTLQIVGQKRVNSSTAAVILSLEVVFATILSIILGYDKFHIIILFGSLLIFLGIIISETKLDFIFKK, from the coding sequence ATGAAAAATTTAAAATCAGAATTAATACTATTTGTAGTTGCAATAATCTGGGGAACTGGATTTATAGCTACAAAAATTGCTGTCGATAGTGGTATGGAAACATATAACATACTATTTGTAAGATTTTTAATTTCTACTATTTTACTGTATATTATGCTTAAAATAAAGAAAATTAAAATAGAAAAATCTGCATATGTTTCAGGATTTATACTGGGAAGTATACTTGTATTAGCATATATGATGCAAACTTTTGGACTATATTATACTACTCCTGCCAAAAATTCTATACTAACAGGACTTTGTGTAATATTTGTTCCATATATATCTCATTTGATATATAAGGTGAGGGTAGATAGATATACTTTTATTGCATCTATACTTGCATTTATTGGTATATATATGTTATCAGGTAATTTTTTAGAATCTATAGAAGGATTTAATAAAGGAGATTTCTATACAGTAATATGTGCTGTTCTTTTTGCATTTCACATAGTAGTTACAGGATATTATGTAAATAAAATAAATACAGTAGCACTTGCCTATACTCAATTTTTAATTGCAACCTTATTATCACTAATACTTGCAACATATTATGGGCATTTAAAGGTTATATCAACATTTGGAATATTATCTTCATTATATATGGGAGTATTTTGTACATTTGTTGCATATACTTTACAAATAGTTGGGCAAAAAAGAGTTAATTCATCAACAGCAGCAGTAATATTGTCTTTAGAAGTAGTATTTGCTACTATTTTATCGATAATTTTAGGATATGATAAATTCCATATTATAATATTATTTGGTTCATTATTAATATTTTTAGGAATAATAATTTCAGAAACAAAGTTAGATTTCATATTCAAAAAATAA
- a CDS encoding ATP-binding cassette domain-containing protein encodes MKKYIKEEKFKFISSVILMLVISIGTIYSIYIRSNITDLILKKDYYVYRYIIILLVLIVLIEKLNTLLRLNNVSLIKKWKLKLGNNISENIMKMGYDKYKEKSVGTYISWYTGELPLVSSYIFENSVAIINHITLSLVSLLIMFYINIYIGILAVILLLMLYLIGGIFGRKISEAYQGYAKINSKFNNILQDFLLGYDLLKNYNNLTFLKKNINYGQNELENQHYKIKKLSAYGNLVSQGTKKLFETIMFVMTGYLVLNDKLTIGMLVVTPTILSVFLSSTMDIFDVVLQYLGSKLMFNKLNEIIESKTYKYPILENNINLENISFKYDDLDVIKNLSLEFKKDKKYAIVGKSGSGKSTLLKLIIGRLKENEGQILIDNKKIENGDIDFSNQIAYVSQDNYMFDLSVRNNINLDNNYTDDEINEILKEVKVYDVINSKKDGLDTNINEFSGGEKQRISLARALIRKTPVIILDEATSALDKNTTIEIENILLSKKDKTIILISHNLSEDIKDKFDEVYSI; translated from the coding sequence TTGAAAAAATATATTAAAGAGGAAAAATTTAAGTTTATATCTAGTGTAATACTTATGTTAGTAATTTCAATTGGAACAATTTACTCAATATATATAAGATCAAATATTACTGATTTAATTCTTAAAAAGGATTATTATGTATATAGATATATAATAATATTATTAGTATTAATAGTTTTAATTGAAAAATTAAATACATTATTAAGGTTAAATAATGTAAGCCTTATAAAAAAATGGAAATTAAAATTAGGTAATAATATAAGTGAAAATATAATGAAGATGGGATATGATAAATATAAAGAAAAATCAGTAGGTACATATATATCTTGGTATACTGGAGAACTTCCTTTAGTTAGTTCATATATATTTGAAAATAGTGTAGCTATAATAAATCATATTACATTATCTTTAGTTTCTCTTCTTATAATGTTCTATATTAACATATACATAGGAATATTAGCTGTAATATTACTATTAATGCTATATCTTATTGGAGGAATATTTGGTAGAAAAATAAGTGAAGCTTATCAAGGATATGCAAAGATAAATAGTAAATTTAATAATATATTACAAGACTTCTTATTAGGATATGATTTACTTAAAAACTATAACAATTTAACTTTTTTAAAGAAGAATATAAATTATGGGCAAAATGAATTAGAAAATCAGCATTATAAAATAAAAAAATTATCAGCATATGGTAATTTAGTATCTCAAGGAACTAAAAAATTATTTGAAACTATAATGTTTGTAATGACTGGATATCTAGTATTAAATGATAAATTAACAATAGGAATGTTAGTGGTTACACCAACTATATTATCTGTATTTTTATCATCAACTATGGATATATTTGATGTAGTTTTACAATATTTAGGTTCTAAATTAATGTTTAATAAGCTAAATGAAATTATAGAATCTAAAACATATAAATACCCTATTTTAGAAAATAATATTAATTTAGAAAATATTTCATTTAAATATGATGACTTAGATGTAATTAAGAATTTAAGTTTAGAATTTAAAAAAGATAAGAAATATGCTATTGTTGGTAAAAGTGGGTCTGGAAAATCTACTTTATTAAAACTAATAATAGGTAGATTAAAAGAAAATGAAGGTCAAATATTAATTGATAATAAAAAAATAGAAAATGGAGATATAGATTTTTCAAATCAAATTGCTTATGTAAGTCAAGATAACTATATGTTTGATTTAAGTGTAAGAAATAATATAAATCTTGATAATAATTATACAGATGATGAAATTAATGAGATATTAAAAGAAGTAAAAGTCTATGATGTAATAAATTCTAAAAAAGATGGCTTAGATACTAATATAAATGAATTTTCAGGTGGAGAAAAACAAAGAATATCACTTGCTAGAGCTTTAATTAGAAAAACCCCAGTTATAATATTAGATGAGGCAACATCAGCTTTAGATAAAAATACAACTATAGAAATTGAAAACATCTTATTATCTAAAAAAGATAAAACTATAATATTAATATCACATAATTTAAGTGAAGACATTAAAGATAAATTTGATGAGGTATATAGCATTTAA
- a CDS encoding 3'-5' exonuclease encodes MEERELQSLRRKAKKLKIQLERHEDFMDLFEYIRKNICILNPIILDVETTGIRKNDEILQLSIIDIMGNVVFDKYMKPKYVNDWDDAFKIHNISHEMVKNKKYISYYKKDIEKILKKHKLIIGYEVNSDIAFLRRAGIELKSNIVLDIAYLFSLLFENENLIDRKIRPSLLDAAKFYNLDFNAHDALSDCIATLHCFKSILVEKKEKLEFKYDVQVMKFLEEENKVEEKTSKLTKLARKYVKLFENVGNKIILDLETTGIRENDEIIQLSIIDIKGEKLFNEYFKPINVTEWEEAYKIHNIGKEMLEDKLTIEEYREKIQNILDSTDYMIGYGIDFDYKLLQRQGFNVEHIKKVDVSDYFKYIYRKIFNDPKLKRPKLIECSNYYGFKDRGFHNSLTDCFATLVSYKGIYKYMLEELSDRNECENN; translated from the coding sequence ATGGAAGAAAGAGAATTACAAAGTCTTAGAAGAAAAGCTAAAAAATTAAAAATTCAGCTAGAAAGACATGAAGATTTTATGGATTTATTTGAATATATTAGAAAAAATATATGTATTTTAAATCCAATAATATTAGATGTAGAAACTACTGGAATTAGAAAAAATGATGAAATATTACAGCTTAGTATAATAGATATTATGGGGAATGTAGTCTTTGATAAGTATATGAAACCAAAATATGTTAATGATTGGGATGATGCTTTTAAAATACATAATATTTCTCATGAAATGGTAAAGAATAAAAAATATATTTCTTATTATAAAAAAGATATAGAAAAAATATTGAAAAAACATAAACTAATAATAGGGTATGAAGTTAATTCTGATATTGCTTTTTTAAGAAGAGCTGGAATAGAACTTAAATCTAATATAGTGTTAGATATAGCCTATCTTTTTTCATTATTATTTGAAAATGAAAATCTAATAGATAGAAAGATTAGACCTAGCTTATTAGATGCAGCTAAATTCTATAACTTAGATTTTAATGCTCATGATGCATTAAGTGATTGTATAGCTACACTGCATTGTTTTAAAAGTATATTAGTTGAAAAAAAAGAAAAATTAGAATTTAAATATGATGTTCAGGTAATGAAATTCTTAGAAGAAGAAAATAAGGTGGAAGAAAAAACTAGTAAATTAACTAAGCTTGCAAGAAAATATGTTAAATTATTTGAGAATGTAGGAAATAAGATAATACTTGATTTAGAAACTACAGGTATTAGAGAAAATGATGAGATAATACAACTTAGTATTATAGACATAAAAGGTGAAAAATTATTTAATGAATATTTTAAACCTATAAATGTTACAGAATGGGAAGAAGCATATAAGATACATAATATAGGTAAGGAAATGCTTGAAGATAAATTAACTATTGAAGAATATAGAGAAAAGATACAAAACATACTTGATTCTACAGACTATATGATAGGATATGGTATAGACTTTGACTATAAATTACTTCAAAGACAAGGATTTAATGTAGAACATATTAAAAAAGTAGATGTATCAGATTACTTTAAATATATATATAGAAAGATATTTAATGATCCAAAATTAAAAAGACCAAAATTAATAGAATGTTCAAATTATTACGGATTTAAAGATAGAGGTTTCCATAATAGTTTAACAGATTGTTTTGCAACACTTGTATCATATAAGGGAATATATAAATATATGCTAGAAGAATTGAGTGATAGAAATGAATGTGAAAATAATTAA
- a CDS encoding NAD(+)/NADH kinase, translating to MKIIKKDTLSSDEIKYFIEYLNEKKIEVVDDISLADVLITFGGDGTLLSTVEYLRIKNIPVFSINYGSIGYMTKISSKNAITSFEKYINGEYKIDHRKFLEVSFKNKIYYGLNELSILKFAINSELINVRVEQDEKLINVYKADGIIVSTPTGSTAYSLSAGGPILDPSLDAICITPLASQSLTARSIVINGNNTLKFSAFGRSEYVGLNIDGNLHFKLYPEDVVYAKLSDMGIDLIYVDNLNYYNILKQKLHWT from the coding sequence GTGAAAATAATTAAAAAAGATACATTAAGTAGTGATGAAATTAAGTATTTCATAGAATATTTAAATGAGAAGAAAATTGAAGTGGTTGATGATATATCATTAGCAGATGTTTTAATTACATTTGGTGGAGATGGGACATTACTTTCTACAGTAGAATATTTAAGAATAAAAAATATACCTGTTTTTTCAATCAATTATGGAAGCATAGGATATATGACTAAGATAAGTAGTAAAAATGCCATAACTTCATTTGAAAAATATATTAATGGAGAGTATAAAATAGATCATAGAAAATTTTTAGAAGTTAGTTTTAAGAATAAGATCTATTATGGTTTAAATGAACTAAGTATATTAAAATTTGCTATAAATTCAGAATTAATTAATGTAAGAGTTGAACAAGATGAAAAATTAATAAATGTGTATAAGGCAGATGGAATAATAGTTTCAACTCCTACAGGTTCTACAGCTTATTCACTTTCAGCAGGTGGACCTATACTTGATCCAAGTTTAGATGCTATTTGCATTACTCCACTTGCATCTCAAAGTCTTACAGCAAGATCTATTGTAATTAATGGGAATAATACACTTAAATTCTCAGCTTTTGGAAGAAGTGAGTATGTTGGTTTAAATATAGATGGCAATCTTCATTTTAAATTGTATCCAGAAGATGTTGTTTATGCAAAACTTTCAGATATGGGAATAGATTTGATATATGTAGATAATTTAAATTATTATAACATTTTAAAACAAAAATTACATTGGACTTAG
- the recN gene encoding DNA repair protein RecN, producing MLKELKIENLAIIDEIDINLEKGLTVLTGETGAGKSIILDGLSLIIGEKANKEMIGKNSEKVTVEAVFNLDEEQIEKLNDLDYEFNDELIISREFGIDNKVRVNNKRFTLSNLKEISSNVLDLVGQHDHQYLLNSNYHLYLLDKFLDKDSLKIKSNMKEYISKIDTLNEEIEIIKKEKSEVIEKRNLYEYIVDEIFKHNLEIDEDEELENEYNELFNSGIITDKLTEILDILDFSSFKKVKKDLEKLSEYSNKYDNLTERFNNVYEELNDMVDELSSSLTSVDNNPYRLEEVNDRLNIIKKLKIKYGSSIKEILEYGENIKHKLELIESSDETLYNKEKELEENIKGYTKLSKKLSILRKDKAKTLKDSVMKELKELNMPQVVFDIEFTEIDRININGNDGVKFLISTNKGEKLKDLSKIASGGEISRIMLALKIVFSKVDHISCLIFDEIDTGISGETVIKIANKLKELSNNVQIICVTHSPQIAAKANNQFLIYKESDEKNTRTKIKKLDTKERVREIARILSGDNITKASLEIAKEMMK from the coding sequence ATGTTAAAAGAATTAAAAATTGAAAATTTAGCAATCATTGATGAAATAGACATTAATTTAGAAAAAGGTCTTACTGTACTTACAGGAGAAACAGGTGCAGGTAAATCTATAATACTTGATGGTCTGTCTTTAATTATTGGTGAAAAAGCAAATAAGGAAATGATAGGTAAAAATAGTGAAAAGGTAACTGTTGAGGCAGTCTTTAATTTAGATGAAGAACAGATAGAAAAATTAAATGATTTAGATTATGAATTTAATGATGAATTGATAATTTCAAGAGAATTTGGAATAGATAATAAGGTGAGGGTGAATAATAAGAGGTTTACTCTATCAAATTTAAAAGAAATTAGTAGCAATGTTTTAGATTTAGTAGGTCAACATGATCATCAATATTTACTTAATTCTAATTATCACCTATATTTACTTGATAAATTTTTAGATAAAGATAGTTTAAAAATTAAATCTAATATGAAAGAATATATATCAAAAATAGATACTTTAAATGAAGAAATTGAGATTATAAAAAAAGAAAAAAGTGAAGTTATAGAAAAAAGAAATCTATATGAATATATAGTAGATGAAATATTTAAACATAATTTAGAAATTGATGAAGATGAAGAACTTGAAAATGAATATAACGAATTATTTAATTCAGGAATAATTACAGATAAATTAACTGAAATACTTGATATATTAGATTTTAGTAGTTTTAAAAAGGTGAAAAAAGATTTAGAAAAATTAAGTGAGTATTCAAATAAATATGATAATTTGACTGAAAGATTTAATAATGTTTATGAAGAATTAAATGATATGGTAGATGAATTATCTTCATCACTTACTAGTGTAGATAATAATCCATATAGATTAGAAGAAGTAAATGATAGACTTAATATAATAAAGAAGCTTAAAATTAAGTATGGAAGTAGTATTAAGGAAATACTTGAATATGGAGAAAATATTAAACATAAACTTGAATTAATAGAAAGCTCTGATGAAACTTTATACAATAAAGAAAAAGAATTAGAAGAGAATATAAAAGGGTATACAAAACTTAGTAAAAAGCTATCTATACTTAGAAAAGATAAGGCTAAGACACTAAAAGATAGTGTTATGAAGGAATTAAAAGAATTAAATATGCCACAAGTAGTATTTGATATAGAGTTTACAGAAATTGATAGAATAAATATTAATGGTAATGATGGTGTTAAATTTTTAATTTCTACTAATAAGGGAGAGAAATTAAAAGATTTATCAAAAATAGCATCGGGTGGAGAAATATCAAGAATAATGCTAGCACTTAAAATAGTATTTTCAAAAGTTGATCATATTTCTTGTTTAATATTTGATGAAATAGATACAGGAATTTCAGGAGAAACTGTAATTAAAATAGCAAATAAGCTTAAAGAATTATCAAATAATGTTCAAATAATATGTGTAACTCATTCACCACAGATAGCAGCAAAGGCTAATAATCAATTTTTAATATATAAAGAAAGTGATGAGAAAAATACTAGAACTAAGATAAAGAAGTTAGACACTAAAGAAAGAGTAAGAGAAATTGCAAGAATATTATCAGGAGATAATATAACTAAGGCGAGTTTAGAGATAGCTAAAGAAATGATGAAGTAG
- a CDS encoding sodium:solute symporter family protein — protein sequence MLNFNWMLDGSIVGLYILISLIVGLLIRKYVKNVDDFLVAGRSVDLYVGMASLAATEFGIITCMAAAQLGYKYGFSGATVGLLMAIIMFTVGKTGFCIEPLRKAGVVTIPEFFEKKFGKKVRWATGVVIVLGGLLNMGVFLRTGGEFLVYVAGLNPRYLEITMTILLLIVALYTIFGGMLSVLVTDYMQFLLMSVGLTLTTFIVFYKIGWNRLFDTVIEKYGEGGLNPFLNPNLGWQYVLYTALVLSATVLTWQTMVSRVLSAKNEKVAKKMYTRTSFFYIVRSLIPVIWGVTALTLISLESVGGAPIKAMPKMLSVLLPSGVIGILVAAMLAADMSTDSSYLLGWASVIYNDILIIIHKNSWKEKKAIFVNRVLVALIGVFLLLYGLWYPLKSDLWVYMTLTATIYSVSVSTLLIAACYWEKANEWGAYAAIIIGALTPISFLVAQQVEVLKPYADKIGPYYSGIASFVFTWIAMIIGSYLKNTFSKKEVK from the coding sequence ATGTTGAATTTTAACTGGATGTTAGATGGAAGTATTGTAGGACTATATATCCTAATAAGTCTTATTGTGGGACTGCTAATAAGAAAATATGTTAAAAATGTTGATGATTTTTTAGTTGCAGGTAGAAGTGTTGATCTTTATGTTGGAATGGCTTCTCTTGCAGCAACTGAATTTGGAATTATAACATGTATGGCTGCTGCTCAGTTAGGGTACAAATACGGATTTTCAGGTGCAACAGTAGGTCTTCTTATGGCAATAATTATGTTTACTGTTGGTAAGACAGGATTTTGTATAGAACCTTTGAGAAAAGCTGGAGTAGTAACTATACCTGAATTTTTTGAAAAAAAATTTGGTAAGAAAGTTAGATGGGCAACAGGAGTAGTAATAGTTTTAGGAGGACTTTTAAATATGGGAGTTTTTCTTAGAACTGGAGGAGAATTTTTAGTATATGTTGCTGGATTAAATCCACGTTATTTAGAAATTACAATGACTATACTTTTATTAATAGTTGCACTATATACCATATTTGGTGGAATGCTTTCAGTATTAGTTACAGATTATATGCAATTTCTTCTTATGAGTGTAGGATTAACTTTAACTACATTTATAGTCTTTTATAAAATAGGTTGGAATAGACTATTTGATACAGTTATAGAAAAATATGGAGAAGGTGGATTAAATCCTTTCTTAAATCCTAATTTAGGTTGGCAATATGTTTTGTATACTGCTTTAGTTTTAAGTGCGACAGTTTTAACATGGCAAACTATGGTATCACGTGTATTATCGGCTAAGAACGAAAAAGTTGCAAAAAAAATGTATACAAGAACAAGTTTTTTCTATATAGTTAGATCATTAATTCCTGTTATTTGGGGAGTTACAGCACTAACCCTTATATCTCTTGAATCTGTAGGAGGAGCTCCTATAAAAGCTATGCCTAAAATGTTATCAGTACTTCTTCCAAGTGGAGTTATAGGAATACTTGTAGCAGCTATGCTTGCAGCAGATATGTCAACAGATTCATCATATTTATTAGGTTGGGCTAGTGTAATATATAATGATATATTAATAATAATTCATAAAAATTCTTGGAAAGAGAAAAAAGCAATTTTTGTAAATAGAGTATTAGTAGCATTAATAGGAGTATTCTTACTTCTATATGGATTATGGTATCCTTTAAAATCAGATTTATGGGTATATATGACATTAACGGCTACAATTTATTCTGTAAGTGTTTCAACTTTATTAATAGCTGCCTGTTATTGGGAAAAAGCTAATGAATGGGGTGCTTATGCTGCAATAATTATTGGAGCTTTAACACCTATTAGTTTTCTAGTTGCACAGCAAGTAGAAGTTTTAAAACCATATGCAGATAAAATAGGTCCATATTATTCAGGAATAGCATCATTTGTATTTACATGGATAGCTATGATAATAGGTTCTTATTTAAAAAATACATTTTCTAAAAAGGAAGTGAAATAA
- a CDS encoding sulfatase-like hydrolase/transferase, whose product MKKNNILFIIADDLGAWALGCYGNKDAITPNIDMLAEKGKIFENFFCVSPVCSPARASIFTGRIPSQHGIHDWLDEWENGTTTEDYLKGQSTFVDVLSKNNYICCMSGKWHMGLADVPQKGFHYWYSHQKGGGPYYMAPMYKDGKLIHEEEYITDKITEYAIDFLDDVYKEDKPFFLNVNYTAPHSPWDKKNHKEEILKLYEGCKFKSCPRDPYHPWKISETFEGNEEERIQILKGYFAALTSMDFGIGEIIKKLEEKDMLKNTLIIFTSDNGMNMGHHGIFGKGNGTSPLNMYDSSVKVPFIIYKKDETEAEKVNNLLSHYDVRSTLLEYLGLDDVKDENIDYPGNSFSEILNNKKIDDDKNVVIYDEYGPTRMIRNEKYKYVHRYPDGPHEFYNLIEDVEEKVNEINNEKYSKIIDQMRKDLEIWFLNYVNKEIDGATLPIYGAGQKKFAGKWGGYAKDTFGRYHSKFIFSSDAKLNEDEKIEIENKIQ is encoded by the coding sequence ATGAAAAAAAATAATATTTTATTTATTATTGCAGATGATTTAGGAGCATGGGCATTAGGTTGTTATGGAAATAAAGATGCTATAACTCCTAATATTGATATGTTAGCAGAAAAAGGTAAAATATTTGAAAATTTCTTTTGTGTTTCCCCTGTTTGTTCTCCTGCAAGAGCTTCAATTTTTACAGGAAGAATACCATCACAACATGGTATACATGATTGGCTTGATGAATGGGAAAATGGAACAACAACTGAAGATTATTTAAAAGGACAGTCTACATTTGTAGATGTTTTATCAAAAAATAACTATATTTGTTGTATGAGTGGTAAATGGCATATGGGACTTGCAGATGTTCCTCAAAAAGGGTTTCATTATTGGTATTCACATCAAAAAGGCGGTGGACCATATTACATGGCACCTATGTATAAAGATGGGAAACTAATACATGAAGAAGAATATATAACTGATAAAATAACTGAATATGCTATAGATTTTTTAGATGATGTTTATAAAGAAGATAAACCTTTCTTTTTAAATGTTAATTATACTGCTCCTCATTCACCATGGGATAAAAAAAATCACAAAGAAGAAATTTTAAAACTTTATGAGGGTTGTAAATTCAAATCTTGTCCAAGAGATCCATATCATCCTTGGAAAATATCAGAAACATTTGAAGGAAATGAAGAAGAAAGAATACAAATACTTAAAGGATATTTTGCAGCCCTAACTTCTATGGATTTTGGTATAGGAGAAATAATTAAAAAACTTGAAGAAAAAGATATGCTTAAAAACACCCTTATAATATTTACAAGTGATAATGGTATGAATATGGGGCATCATGGTATTTTTGGTAAAGGAAATGGAACAAGTCCTTTAAATATGTATGATAGTTCTGTTAAAGTCCCTTTTATAATATATAAAAAAGATGAAACAGAAGCAGAAAAAGTAAATAATCTATTAAGTCATTATGATGTTAGATCTACATTACTTGAATATTTAGGATTAGATGATGTAAAAGATGAAAACATTGATTATCCTGGTAATAGTTTTTCAGAGATACTTAATAATAAGAAAATAGATGATGATAAAAATGTTGTAATATATGATGAATATGGTCCAACTAGAATGATTAGAAATGAAAAATATAAATATGTTCATAGATATCCTGATGGACCTCATGAATTTTACAATTTAATAGAAGATGTAGAAGAAAAAGTAAATGAAATTAATAATGAGAAATATAGTAAAATTATAGATCAAATGAGAAAAGACCTTGAAATATGGTTTTTAAATTATGTTAATAAAGAAATTGATGGAGCTACACTGCCTATTTACGGTGCAGGTCAGAAAAAGTTTGCAGGTAAATGGGGAGGTTATGCAAAAGATACTTTTGGAAGATATCATTCAAAATTCATATTTTCATCTGATGCTAAGTTAAATGAAGATGAAAAAATAGAAATAGAAAATAAAATACAATAA
- a CDS encoding tyrosine-type recombinase/integrase, with the protein MVEVNSFLDYLKFEKGNADKTIESYRNDLYTFFKKVNKKVVDITSDDIYQYIEKLKEKYTYNTVIRKISSIKSFFKFCYIEKIIKNDPANKIHNLKKEKRLPNALSVEEINSIIQSFNHEPVNRRNQLIVKFLVATGARISEVINLEIKDIENSDFEFAKLYGKGSKYRFVPIYLELEKEIKEYIREIRPKIKGSEKSYLLFPGIRRENFWKILNKHAQNVGIEKKIHPHLFRHSTATMMIENGADIRIVQELLGHASITTTEVYTHVEKSKLREIYKKVKIGEEDE; encoded by the coding sequence ATGGTAGAAGTAAACTCATTTTTAGATTATCTTAAATTTGAAAAAGGTAATGCAGATAAAACTATAGAAAGTTATAGAAATGACTTATATACTTTCTTTAAAAAAGTAAATAAGAAAGTAGTAGATATAACTAGTGATGATATTTATCAGTATATAGAAAAACTAAAAGAAAAATATACGTATAATACCGTTATTAGAAAAATAAGTAGCATAAAATCATTTTTTAAGTTTTGCTATATTGAAAAAATAATAAAAAATGATCCAGCAAATAAAATACATAATTTAAAAAAAGAGAAAAGACTACCAAATGCATTAAGTGTTGAAGAAATTAATTCAATAATACAAAGTTTCAACCATGAACCAGTAAATAGAAGAAATCAATTAATAGTTAAATTTTTAGTGGCAACAGGGGCTAGAATTTCAGAAGTAATTAATTTAGAAATAAAAGATATAGAAAATTCTGATTTTGAATTTGCTAAACTTTATGGTAAGGGAAGTAAATATAGATTTGTCCCCATATATTTAGAACTTGAAAAAGAAATTAAGGAATATATAAGGGAGATAAGACCTAAGATCAAGGGAAGTGAAAAAAGTTATTTACTTTTCCCTGGAATTAGAAGAGAAAATTTTTGGAAGATATTAAATAAACATGCACAAAATGTAGGGATAGAAAAGAAGATACATCCACATTTATTTAGACATTCTACAGCAACCATGATGATAGAAAATGGTGCAGATATTAGAATAGTTCAAGAATTATTAGGTCATGCAAGTATTACTACAACAGAAGTATATACTCATGTTGAAAAATCTAAACTTAGAGAAATATATAAGAAAGTGAAAATTGGAGAAGAAGATGAATAA
- a CDS encoding DUF1694 domain-containing protein, whose protein sequence is MILENDILKKIEKVKDKIINARIEKNKYLGEYKERVIVALTKQELEEKFIYPEVIKALRKKIASKMIVSRDVDLSKLKKYIYLAKQMKISCKMIDGISYTGEVGLVVIADDEVKNRSEDPVVLSFKERILNSGLDIVFYQAMGKKISKKYYEIIKEKLPELVDYYEPIGFFDKITGTICPITQKLEN, encoded by the coding sequence ATGATACTTGAAAATGATATATTAAAAAAAATAGAAAAAGTTAAAGATAAAATAATTAATGCTAGAATTGAAAAAAATAAATATTTGGGAGAATATAAGGAAAGGGTTATAGTAGCACTAACAAAACAGGAATTGGAAGAAAAATTTATATATCCTGAAGTTATTAAGGCATTAAGAAAAAAAATAGCGTCTAAAATGATAGTTTCAAGAGATGTGGATTTATCAAAATTAAAGAAATATATATATCTTGCAAAACAGATGAAAATATCTTGTAAAATGATAGATGGAATTAGTTATACTGGAGAAGTTGGATTAGTTGTAATAGCCGATGATGAAGTTAAAAATAGATCTGAAGATCCTGTAGTATTAAGTTTTAAAGAAAGAATATTAAATTCAGGACTTGACATAGTTTTTTATCAGGCTATGGGAAAGAAAATATCCAAAAAATATTATGAAATTATTAAAGAAAAATTACCTGAGCTTGTAGATTATTATGAACCTATAGGATTTTTTGACAAGATAACAGGTACTATTTGCCCTATAACACAAAAATTAGAGAATTAA